TATGTTGCTTTATAGGTACATCTCTAACTTCTATTGATGTGACTGCACCAGTAACATATGCAGCAACAATAATTATTAATATACTTATTATTGCACCTAAAGTATATATAACTTTCTTCAATTTATATTTCACTCCTATTTCTCATTCTTTTTGGTTTTCTTTGTGGTTTTAGATGTTTCTCCTACGTTTATTAATTCCATATCTATTTGTCTGAAACTAAATCTTTCTCTTAGTTCTTCTATACTTGGTTCTCTAACTTCTCCATCCTTTTTCTCAGTTAGCATAAGTTGTAATATTTTAAGTATTTTTGTCTCTTTTATCTTATCTTCGTAATAACATATAATACTGTTCTTACAAAAAAAATACGTATGATGTATTGGCTGAAAATAATCTCTATCTACATCCATATTATTATTTTTTATAAAATAATTAAATGTTAATATCCTACTTTTAACTTTATCATCAGCTAATATATTCATCTCATTGTGTCTTATACCAGCTCTCTCCAATAAATTATATCCTCCTACGTCTAACTGATAATAATAGATATCTTTACTCCCATCATAACCATTATGTTTTAATTGAGCTATAATATTGTAATTTATACACTTACCTATATAAGATAATCCAATACGCTCTCCTGCCCTATCTTCTAAAAGAGTACGATCTAAAAACATATATTTACCAAGTACTTCACATGTTTTTTTTACTTTATAGATTTGTTCATTATTAAATATTCCTCCTCTAAAAAGATGTTCTATTTCAAATTTTGATCCTCTTATCATTTTTCAATTCCTCCTAAATAAATATACGTAACCGAATCCCTACCATGTCCTAACATTTTTGCGACTTCCATTCTAGCCTTACTCTTTGTAACACCATCATTACGTCTTTTCAAATATTCATCTCTTGCATAACTGTGTCTAAGCCCATGTATTGTTAAAGCTCCTCTATCATCTTTTGTCAAATTATGTCCTGTACATTTCCTATCTTTATCCTGAATTTCATTTCTATTGTTATACACAAAATTTTGGATCTGTTTTTTAAATTTATGTATTTGTCTATTTTTGACATATTTAACAGGTGTAAATACATATTCTCCTGGTTTCTTATTACTTAAACATTTAACAAATATTCTTCTAGACCCTTCATTTATCATAACATTTCTTGGTACGCCTCCTTTCGTATTGGTTAAACTAATGTGTCCATCTCTTAAAGAGTTATAAACATCTTGATACTTTAAACTTACAATTTCATCTAATCTCATTCCAGTATATCTAATACCTTCAAATACATTTGCAATTTCTTCCCTATTTCTCTCTATAGCAAGATTTTTAAATGAATTATATTCATTTTCAGTCCAAGCTCTATCAGCTCTTCCATCATGAGTAAAAGATAATCCTACTTCCTTACTAAATTTAGTTGAATCCATCAATTCATATCTTGTATTATCAATACTATTATGAATGAACCTTATTCCTGAAAGTTCATTCTTAATGTATTTATCTGAATTTCCTTTCCCTTTCATATATTGAACATACTTTCTTAAGTGGTTATCCTTAATATTAGCCAGTTTTCTTAACTTAAATTCTAAGGCTAAGTAGTTAATAAATCTTTCACAAGAATGAATATATGTATATCTTGTTTGATATTTATTCTCA
This region of Vallitalea longa genomic DNA includes:
- a CDS encoding tyrosine-type recombinase/integrase — encoded protein: MKYKWKMTGHGTTDNLGRQLEKIAKKMNENKYQTRYTYIHSCERFINYLALEFKLRKLANIKDNHLRKYVQYMKGKGNSDKYIKNELSGIRFIHNSIDNTRYELMDSTKFSKEVGLSFTHDGRADRAWTENEYNSFKNLAIERNREEIANVFEGIRYTGMRLDEIVSLKYQDVYNSLRDGHISLTNTKGGVPRNVMINEGSRRIFVKCLSNKKPGEYVFTPVKYVKNRQIHKFKKQIQNFVYNNRNEIQDKDRKCTGHNLTKDDRGALTIHGLRHSYARDEYLKRRNDGVTKSKARMEVAKMLGHGRDSVTYIYLGGIEK